The segment GACGAAGTGGTCGACGACCTGGTCGGATCCGGGGCGGAGCAGTCGCAGCGGATCACCAACGGCGGTCCGACCGGTGAGAAGAAGCCGTAGCGCAAAACGCATGCTAGGCTTGGGTTGGATAGTTTGTTTTTTCAACCCTTAACCGTAAGAGTTCGGCTGCGATGGCTGGTTCAACGCCCAATAACTCCGCAGGGCCCTCGCTGGTTACCAAGCTCAAGATTCTGGGCGCGGTGCTAGCTCTGGTCGGTTTGGAATGTCTGCTCGCTTATTTCGTCATTCCGTCGCCGGAAGACGTGATTGAAGCGGCGGAAATGCGTGCGCGCCAGCACTCGGCGACTGAGCCCGACTTGGAAGAGCTGACGACAGTTTCGGACAAGGCGACGGTCGAAATCGCTCTGAAGCCCTTTGGCATTACGGCGTATCAACCGCTGGCCAATACGACGCTTCGCATCGACTTTCAACTGTACATGATGGTGAACGCGGAGAATCAGAGCGAGTTTGAAGCCTTGCTCGCCCAGAACGAACATCGCTTGCGAGAGCAAGTGATCGTGACGCTGCGAAGCTCGGAAGTGAGCGACCTGACCGATCCGAGTTTGGGCTTGCTTAAACGCAAGATTTTAGAGAAAACCAACCGCATTCTGGGGAAACCCCTCGTAAAGTCAGTCATTTTCAGCGACTACTCGTTCATCGAGCAGTAGTGGTCTGAAAGCAGCTCGGAATGGATTCCGATGAGCGACGATCAAATTGGACAGGACGAAATCGAAGAGCTGCTGCGGCAAGCGCAAAGCGGCAAACTCGAAGCGTCCAGCGAAAAGAAACCGGAAGCGGCTGAAATCGAGTCGCTCGGACAAAACGAGATCGAGGCGTTGCTCGCCGGCACGGCGGGAGGCGGATCTTCCGCTCCCAAATCGGTCGCCCAGCCTGCTTATGCGGGGGCGACCGCTGCACCGGCGGCTCCGCGTGGCGGCGGTGACGGCGGCATGGATCCCAATGACATCGAATTCCTGCTGAATCAAGCGCAAGAGGCTCTCGCCTCGCTTGAGTCGCCGACCGAGATGGCGCCAGACGCCGCACTCTTTACACTCCGTGATTTCGGCGGCGCGCCGGCTAGCACCACCAAAACGACTATCGACCTGGTCCGCGACGTCGAGCTGGACGTCAAGATTGAGCTGGGCCGGACCAACATGTACCTGGAAGACGTCCTGAAGATGAGCAAAGGCTCGGTCGTCTCTCTCGACAAGCTGGCCGGCGACCCGGTCGACATCTACGTCAACGGCCGCATGATCGCTCGCGGCGAAGTGCTGGTTCTGAACGACAACTTCTGCGTCCGCATCGCGGAACTGATCGTCGGAGACGGCGTCGAGTAGGCGATATACTGTGTGCCACTGCTGGCTTGTCCAGCAGTGCGAAGCGGATGCCAAGTACCCACTGCTGGACAAGCCAGCAGTGGCGCCCGTTTGGAATCGGCGATTCTGCCGCTAGCAACGAAGTCCGCGCGGCGATTCGCCTTGTAACGCAGGCCCCCCGCTTCTATGATCTGCGGGCCGGTAGAGATGGGAACGGATTTCCCTACTTCAATGATCGGCGCCAGCACGCGAACCGCTTGAGTCTTTTTTCCAAAAGCGAGTGCAAGGATGCACGCGATTACCCTATGTCTGGTTTTGGCGACTGCCGCGGCGGATGGATCGTCGGGACAGATGGTCAACGGACACGCAGCCGTTACCGCGCTGCCGCCGATGGGACTGCCGCAAGTCGAACCGGCGCCCCGTGCGCACGCTCCGCAAGAAACTGCGCCGAAGCCCGCAACGGCCGATGCGACCGATGCGCCGCTGGCCCTGCCGAAGCGAAGCGAGAAACCCTCGACGCCGGTCGGTTCGATCTTGCCGAGCGCCGAATCAAAACAACGTACCGCCACGATCGTCGCCAGCTTGATGTTGGTGGTCGGTCTCTTTCTGATCTTCGCTTGGGCCGGCAAAAAGAAAATGCCGTCGGCCAACACTCGCTTACCGAAAGAAGTGGTGCAAGTCCTTGGGCGGACGCAGCTACAAGGTCGCCAACAGTTGCAATTGGTCCGCGTCGGTAGCCGGCTATTGCTGTTGTCGGTAACGCCGCATGGCGCCGAGACGCTGACCGAAATCTCTGACCCGCTCGAAGTCGAATCGCTCCTCGTTCACCTGCGACAGAACGGAAGCGGCAACATGTCCGCCACCTTCCAGGATGTGCTGCAGCAAATGGGCGAAAAGCCGACTCGCGGATTCCTGGAGGCGTAGTCATGCTCAAACAGAACAAGCTTCGCTCGATCTTCCTCGCGCTGGTCGCCCTGTTGATTTCAACGTCGACCACGTCGGCGCAGTTCTCGACCGCCCAATTGTCGACTCTGGCTGATCCATCGGCGGATGTTACGGCGGAGTCGTCGCTCGACGCCCCGGTCTCCGAAGAAGCGTCCGACCTGGCCGACTTCGTCAAAGGGGGACCGGAGCAATGGACTAGCCCCAGCGGCCTGGTCAGCACGATCCAGATCATGGTGCTGCTGACGGTCCTCAGTCTGGCGCCGGCGATCTTGCTGATGACGACCGGGTTCATTCGGATCATCGTTGTGCTTGGCCTGTTGCGTCAGGCGCTTGGCACGCAGCAATTGCCTCCCAGCCAGGTCGTCACCGCGATCGCCCTCTTTATGACGATCCTGCTAATGTACCCGACTTGGCAACAAGTTTATGAGGACAGCGTCGGCCCTTACACGCGACAAGAGATCAACCCGGAAACCGGCGAGCAGTACAAGTTGTTCGCCGTCGTCGATCCGGCGACCGGAGAACTGGGACCGGACGAGGCGTGGGAACGAGGGACCAAGCCGATCCGCCACTTCATGAGCAAGCAGATCGACATCGCCGGCAACAGCGACGACGTCTGGATGTTCTACGAGTTCCTGCCGCAATCGACCAAAGACGAAATCGGCGAGCCGGAGTCGTATGACGACGTGCCGCTGCAAGCGTTGATTCCCGCGTTCATTCTCAGCGAATTGAAGACCGCCTTTTTGATCGGTTTTCAGATCTACCTGCCGTTTCTGATTCTCGACATCGTGGTCGCCAGCGTGACGATCTCGATGGGGATGATGATGTTGCCGCCGGTGATGATCTCGCTGCCGTTCAAGTTGTTGCTGTTCGTGCTGGTCGACGGCTGGACGTTGGTCGTCGGCATGCTGCTGCAAAGTTTCGCCCCCACAATATGACGAAGAAAGCCGGAGTTCCCCTATGGACGTAACGACGACCGTCGACCTGACGCGCGAAGCGATGCTGGTCGCGCTGTGGATCTCGGCGCCGGCCTTGATCGTCGGCATGCTGGTCGGTTTGGCGATTGGTCTGCTGCAGGCGCTGACGCAAATTCAGGATCAAACCGTCTCCTTCGTGCCGAAATTGCTCGCCATGGCGGCGGCGATGCTGCTTGCTCTGCCGTGGGTGTTGGAACGGCTGATGATCTATACCGAAACCTTGGTGACGCACATTCCTGATCGGATCATGGGCGGTTAAGAACTCCTGGCGCCATGCTCTTGCGACGTCTTC is part of the Blastopirellula sediminis genome and harbors:
- a CDS encoding flagellar biosynthetic protein FliO, which gives rise to MHAITLCLVLATAAADGSSGQMVNGHAAVTALPPMGLPQVEPAPRAHAPQETAPKPATADATDAPLALPKRSEKPSTPVGSILPSAESKQRTATIVASLMLVVGLFLIFAWAGKKKMPSANTRLPKEVVQVLGRTQLQGRQQLQLVRVGSRLLLLSVTPHGAETLTEISDPLEVESLLVHLRQNGSGNMSATFQDVLQQMGEKPTRGFLEA
- the fliN gene encoding flagellar motor switch protein FliN; this translates as MSDDQIGQDEIEELLRQAQSGKLEASSEKKPEAAEIESLGQNEIEALLAGTAGGGSSAPKSVAQPAYAGATAAPAAPRGGGDGGMDPNDIEFLLNQAQEALASLESPTEMAPDAALFTLRDFGGAPASTTKTTIDLVRDVELDVKIELGRTNMYLEDVLKMSKGSVVSLDKLAGDPVDIYVNGRMIARGEVLVLNDNFCVRIAELIVGDGVE
- a CDS encoding flagellar basal body-associated FliL family protein produces the protein MAGSTPNNSAGPSLVTKLKILGAVLALVGLECLLAYFVIPSPEDVIEAAEMRARQHSATEPDLEELTTVSDKATVEIALKPFGITAYQPLANTTLRIDFQLYMMVNAENQSEFEALLAQNEHRLREQVIVTLRSSEVSDLTDPSLGLLKRKILEKTNRILGKPLVKSVIFSDYSFIEQ
- a CDS encoding flagellar type III secretion system pore protein FliP, producing MLKQNKLRSIFLALVALLISTSTTSAQFSTAQLSTLADPSADVTAESSLDAPVSEEASDLADFVKGGPEQWTSPSGLVSTIQIMVLLTVLSLAPAILLMTTGFIRIIVVLGLLRQALGTQQLPPSQVVTAIALFMTILLMYPTWQQVYEDSVGPYTRQEINPETGEQYKLFAVVDPATGELGPDEAWERGTKPIRHFMSKQIDIAGNSDDVWMFYEFLPQSTKDEIGEPESYDDVPLQALIPAFILSELKTAFLIGFQIYLPFLILDIVVASVTISMGMMMLPPVMISLPFKLLLFVLVDGWTLVVGMLLQSFAPTI
- a CDS encoding flagellar biosynthetic protein FliQ, with translation MDVTTTVDLTREAMLVALWISAPALIVGMLVGLAIGLLQALTQIQDQTVSFVPKLLAMAAAMLLALPWVLERLMIYTETLVTHIPDRIMGG